In a genomic window of Telopea speciosissima isolate NSW1024214 ecotype Mountain lineage chromosome 5, Tspe_v1, whole genome shotgun sequence:
- the LOC122662114 gene encoding uncharacterized protein At4g06598-like codes for MANSKGSSNIRNFPYSGKQSLLPPKSPFPSIPSSYGDYGTSSAIGSKGIPKPREGHRHHQRTSSESFLIEEQPSWLDDLLNEPETPVRRGHRRSSSDSLANASNMEYVAQEDKLKNASGPTWGSLEFDPYQDARHASFYTEPNSFGRQQNRSWDSLLNSVNYQSGQQSSWDNIVRQSSGPLLVPQEPDGVSSTATDRQELEESGSNNPRGSSDKRDYSYAKPSASETDPKRAKQQFAQRSRVRKLQYIAELERNVQALQAEGSEVSAELEFLDQQNLILSMENKALKQRLETLAQEQLIKYLEQEMLEREIARLRALYQQQQQQPPQAASAHRRASSRDLDSQLASLSLKHKEAGSGHEPVTGPLRI; via the exons ATGGCAAATTCAAAGGGTTCTTCAAACATCAGAAATTTTCCATACTCAGGAAAACAATCACTGCTGCCTCCTAAAAGCCCCTTTCCAAGCATTCCATCATCCTATGGTGACTACGGCACCAGTTCTGCAATAGGATCAAAAGGTATTCCGAAGCCAAGAGAGGGGCATAGACACCACCAACGTACTTCCTCTGAGAGCTTTCTAATAGAGGAGCAACCCTCTTGGCTTGATGATCTCCTTAATGAGCCAGAGACACCTGTGCGAAGAGGTCATCGGCGGTCTTCAAGTGACTCGTTGGCTAATGCTTCTAACATGGAATATGTAGCTCAGGAGGACAAGTTAAAAAATGCCTCTGGACCTACTTGGGGATCATTGGAATTTGATCCTTATCAAGATGCACGACATGCTTCATTCTATACTGAGCCAAATTCTTTTGGGAGGCAGCAGAATAGGTCATGGGATTCTTTATTGAATTCTGTTAACTACCAAAGTGGCCAGCAATCTTCCTGGGATAATATTGTACGTCAAAGCTCTGGACCATTGTTAGTTCCGCAGGAACCAGATGGGGTTTCATCTACTGCTACTGACAGGCAAGAACTGGAGGAGTCTGGGTCCAATAATCCAAGAGGTTCTTCTGATAAGAGGGATTACTCTTATGCTAAGCCTTCTGCATCAGAGACAGATCCAAAGCGTGCTAAACA GCAATTTGCTCAACGGTCACGAGTCCGGAAACTGCAGTACATAGCTGAACTGGAAAGGAATGTCCAAGCTTTACAG GCTGAAGGGTCTGAAGTTTCAGCTGAGCTTGAATTTCTGGACCAGCAGAATCTTATATTGAGCATGGAGAACAAAGCACTGAAGCAACGACTAGAAACTTTAGCACAGGAGCAACTTATAAAATACT TGGAGCAGGAGATGTTGGAGAGGGAGATTGCAAGGCTACGGGCCTTGTatcagcaacaacagcagcaaccACCACAAGCAGCATCAGCTCATCGCCGGGCCAGCAGCAGAGACTTGGATTCCCAATTGGCCAGCCTCTCTTTAAAGCACAAAGAGGCCGGTTCTGGTCATGAGCCAGTCACTGGGCCACTCCGTATTTGA
- the LOC122663298 gene encoding uncharacterized protein LOC122663298: MDCIPSSSIGTTSQHKKRGHNRSIKTEKMKPGEVRKVLLNVHGQGINDITSEFITWMGTLVRNGNNLPYNYHDWRKVPVHYKEALWNKMQDKYEVLVLGRKWAFAKMGLQWKAFKRELRRKFFDKSESIDEVIEKCPAMVPLDQWKSLIDIWMSAKNKKLRNDNKKNRQLQKMNHTCGRRSYAQRFYLKKTENLEGVEPTRLQMFVETHTRKDDTPVDPVSAQKMRDLYEDLNKVSEENKNNLSVHETIFTKNLGKDTHGRVRLRGVGGIGILLDGIFGGVVVTLIMERENRELKNQVSECFLDPEPIPRMHIKQSLRLFFDMHSHSENTCALYAAVEDSADMARLII; encoded by the exons ATGGATTGCATTCCTTCTTCAAGCATTGGTACTACAA GTCAGCACAAGAAAAGAGGCCATAATAGGTCTATCAAAACAGAGAAGATGAAACCAGGAGAAGTGAGGAAAGTGCTACTCAATGTGCATGGCCAGGGAATTAATGATATCACATCCGAATTCATAACTTGGATGGGGACTTTGGTGAGGAATGGTAATAACCTCCCTTATAATTATCATGACTGGCGAAAAGTGCCGGTTCACTATAAAGAAGCATTATGGAATAAAATGCAG GATAAATATGAAGTGCTTGTTCTAGGAAGAAAATGGGCTTTTGCAAAGATGGGATTACAATGGAAGGCCTTTAAAAGAGAActaagaagaaaattttttgaTAAATCTGAAAGCATAGATGAGGTGATTGAGAAATGTCCAGCAATGGTTCCACTAGATCAATGGAAAAGCCTGATAGATATATGGATGAGTGCAAAGAACAAG AAACTTCgtaatgataataaaaaaaatagacaacTCCAAAAAATGAATCATACTTGTGGGCGAAGAAGTTATGCCCAACGTTTTTACCTAAAG aAAACAGAGAATCTTGAAGGTGTGGAGCCTACAAGGCTACAAATGTTTGTTGAAACACATACAAGGAAGGACGATACTCCTGTTGATCCTGTTTCAGCCCAAAAAAtg AGAGATCTCTACGAGGACTTGAACAAAGTGtctgaagaaaataaaaataacctTTCAGTCCATGAAACCATCTTCACTAAGAATTTGGGCAAAGATACCCATGGTCGGGTTCGTCTACGGGGAGTGGGA GGCATTGGTATCTTGCTTGATGGGATATTTGGTGGTGTTGTTGtcactct aattATGGAGCGAGAAAATAGAGAACTGAAGAATCAGGTTTCAGAATGCTTTCTAGACCCAGAacctattccaagaatgcatattaAACAGAGCCTAAGGCTGTTTTTTGATATGCATTCCCATTCTGAGAATACTTGTGCTCTTTACGCTGCAGTTGAGGATTCCGCAGACATGGCGAGACTGATAATATAA
- the LOC122663299 gene encoding putative F-box/kelch-repeat protein At1g62270, whose translation MRTLSQEDKEGEKGQGYNNPPDFPIDVFFHILSRVPAISVHNFRSVQKPWNDLICSDPSFIEAHFLQAKQDPGWIMEMSNPLKGRGMFDTYLMKLEDGEIIKQNINVSHHAIVTVLASCNGLLLMKKRSTLYLVNPITKQQMKLPSHGLRHGYDRYAFANIQSTRKYKVLYYYPGLSDGCRILTLGSNT comes from the coding sequence ATGAGAACTCTTTCACAAGAGgataaagaaggagagaagggtcAAGGGTACAACAACCCACCCGACTTTCCTATAGATGTTTTCTTCCATATACTCAGTAGAGTACCTGCAATATCGGTTCACAACTTTAGGTCTGTGCAGAAACCTTGGAATGATTTGATATGTTCTGATCCATCTTTCATTGAAGCCCATTTCCTCCAAGCCAAACAAGATCCAGGATGGATCATGGAAATGTCCAACCCTCTCAAGGGAAGAGGTATGTTTGATACATACTTGATGAAGCTAGAGGACGGAGAGATtattaaacaaaatataaatgtCTCTCACCATGCAATAGTTACAGTTTTAGCCAGTTGCAATGGTTTGCtattgatgaagaagaggagtaCTCTTTACCTCGTTAATCCTATCACAAAGCAACAGATGAAGCTGCCCTCACATGGTCTCCGTCACGGTTATGACCGTTATGCTTTCGCTAATATACAGTCAACTAGGAAATATAAAGTCCTTTATTATTACCCTGGTTTATCTGATGGATGCCGCATTCTGACTTTGGGTTCTAACACATGA